One stretch of Cedecea neteri DNA includes these proteins:
- a CDS encoding DUF2955 domain-containing protein: MFIKFILGPLKRNAPTPFSGNDFRHMLRIVMAGCVGMFVYSWVNTQYGVFYVVYPIMLTGLVPVFNGHIARQMIANALLNCVEMTLLFAVLVNYPLPMTLIVFLMYMTRFYLMSRGPLFLFGSMGVVCLSVMANFLSYPTTDMSDLMFSNIIGSLLAVGLSALSCYLLPDVEPRKPPPAIQKDGPRVMHETLLASLTATILFTVFQVYTLNDSLAALMAGIFALFPMHFRGAILSSWWRIVGVIAGCLYAILVQLVIYDFSRHLILLMPLISLGLLLAARIHVFEKVGPGVGFSILTTLALMFGQYMHPNQDIVFSALYRISSVSVAIVGTLAVTFIIHKILNNFASTRYIVK, translated from the coding sequence ATGTTTATTAAATTTATTCTTGGCCCGCTGAAGCGTAACGCGCCGACGCCGTTCAGCGGCAATGACTTCCGCCATATGCTGCGCATCGTCATGGCGGGCTGCGTGGGGATGTTTGTCTACAGCTGGGTCAATACGCAGTATGGGGTGTTCTATGTGGTTTACCCCATCATGCTTACCGGCCTGGTGCCTGTTTTCAACGGCCATATCGCCCGGCAGATGATTGCCAATGCGCTACTGAATTGCGTAGAAATGACGCTGCTGTTTGCGGTGCTGGTGAATTACCCGCTACCGATGACGCTGATTGTCTTCCTGATGTACATGACGCGCTTCTACCTGATGAGCCGGGGGCCACTCTTCCTGTTTGGCTCAATGGGCGTGGTCTGCTTAAGCGTGATGGCAAACTTCCTGAGCTACCCGACCACCGACATGAGCGACCTGATGTTTTCTAACATCATCGGCAGCCTGCTGGCGGTAGGGCTGTCGGCGCTCAGCTGCTATCTGCTGCCGGACGTCGAGCCGCGCAAGCCGCCGCCTGCTATCCAAAAAGACGGGCCAAGGGTGATGCATGAAACGCTGCTGGCCTCGTTAACGGCGACCATCTTATTCACCGTGTTCCAGGTCTACACGCTGAATGACTCCCTGGCCGCGCTGATGGCCGGGATTTTTGCTCTGTTCCCCATGCACTTCCGGGGGGCGATTCTTTCGTCCTGGTGGCGCATCGTCGGGGTAATAGCCGGGTGTCTCTATGCGATTCTGGTCCAGCTGGTTATCTACGATTTTAGCCGCCACCTGATCCTGCTGATGCCGTTGATTAGCCTCGGCCTGCTGCTGGCCGCGCGAATTCACGTTTTTGAGAAGGTCGGGCCGGGCGTGGGCTTTTCTATTCTGACCACTCTGGCGCTGATGTTCGGGCAATACATGCACCCGAACCAGGATATCGTTTTTAGCGCGCTGTACCGTATCTCATCGGTATCGGTGGCGATTGTCGGCACGCTGGCCGTCACCTTTATTATCCATAAGATACTGAATAACTTTGCCTCAACGCGCTATATCGTGAAATGA
- a CDS encoding HlyD family secretion protein codes for MTPEQRFTRWVKVTLALFAAMFCYFLAADIWVPQTPDSTVMRVVTPVSSRVSGYVTHIYVSNNSVVKKGDVLFEIDNKPYQNQLERAEIAYQQAILDNQQIDAQISAARAKIKAAQLDADNAGRSYHRYNGLSSGNLISKQDLDAAFTRWQSAVQNVNNLQASLAQLVISRGERGEQNVTLQKYRNLLNDARLNLDYTRVVASSDGIISNLQLKEGWYAGAGAPALALVNDRLDIVADFREKSLSKTRPETTADIVFDGLPGQVFKARVTSKDAGVLQGQQAINGQLSAPETSNRWVRDAQRMRIHLLLEDGKTPDLPAGARATVQLYNSPSAFASFIGGMQIRLVSYLHYVY; via the coding sequence ATGACCCCTGAACAACGATTTACCCGTTGGGTAAAAGTCACGCTGGCGCTGTTTGCCGCAATGTTTTGCTATTTTCTGGCCGCCGATATCTGGGTGCCGCAAACCCCAGACTCCACCGTGATGCGCGTGGTGACCCCGGTTTCATCCCGCGTGTCGGGCTACGTGACGCATATCTACGTCAGCAATAACAGCGTGGTGAAGAAAGGGGATGTGCTGTTCGAGATAGATAATAAGCCCTACCAAAATCAGCTGGAACGCGCGGAGATTGCTTATCAGCAAGCGATACTCGACAACCAGCAAATTGATGCCCAAATCAGCGCCGCGCGGGCGAAAATCAAAGCCGCCCAGTTGGATGCCGACAATGCCGGGCGCAGCTATCACCGTTACAACGGCCTGAGCAGCGGGAATCTGATCTCAAAACAGGATCTGGATGCGGCCTTTACGCGCTGGCAAAGCGCGGTGCAAAACGTTAACAACCTCCAGGCGTCGCTGGCGCAGCTGGTGATTTCGCGGGGTGAACGCGGGGAGCAAAACGTCACGCTGCAAAAATACCGTAACCTGCTGAACGACGCCCGGCTAAACCTGGATTACACCCGCGTGGTGGCCAGCAGCGACGGCATTATCAGTAATTTGCAGCTGAAAGAGGGCTGGTATGCCGGGGCGGGCGCACCCGCGCTGGCGCTGGTCAACGACAGGCTCGATATCGTGGCCGACTTCCGGGAGAAAAGCCTGAGCAAAACCCGGCCAGAGACCACGGCGGATATCGTTTTTGACGGGCTTCCGGGGCAGGTTTTCAAAGCCCGGGTGACCAGCAAAGATGCGGGGGTCCTGCAGGGGCAGCAGGCTATTAACGGCCAGCTTTCCGCCCCGGAAACCTCAAACCGCTGGGTGAGGGACGCGCAGCGCATGCGCATTCATTTGCTGCTTGAAGACGGGAAAACGCCTGATTTGCCGGCGGGCGCGCGGGCCACGGTGCAGCTCTACAATTCACCTTCCGCTTTCGCTTCGTTTATCGGCGGGATGCAAATCAGGCTGGTGAGCTACCTGCATTATGTTTATTAA
- a CDS encoding MarR family winged helix-turn-helix transcriptional regulator has translation MHDDKYDIVDFPERPLGMRLAMLVRLWRGIVDDAVAFTGLTQSSWTTLMQLSVAGEKITVTDLARAQGIDLPPLTRTLAQLEKEGYVTRTPDEKDRRVKFISLTPAGQKAIKAVSETVERCQAQVAQGIPAQQIEQFSQTVNLLAANMIKIR, from the coding sequence ATGCATGACGATAAGTACGACATTGTCGATTTTCCCGAACGCCCGCTAGGGATGCGCCTGGCGATGCTGGTACGCCTGTGGCGCGGCATCGTGGATGATGCCGTCGCCTTTACCGGCCTGACCCAAAGCAGCTGGACGACGCTGATGCAGCTCAGCGTGGCGGGAGAGAAAATCACCGTCACGGATCTGGCCCGGGCGCAGGGCATCGACCTGCCGCCTCTGACGCGCACGCTGGCACAGCTTGAGAAAGAAGGGTATGTCACCCGCACGCCGGACGAAAAAGACAGGCGGGTGAAATTTATCTCGCTGACGCCCGCAGGCCAAAAAGCGATTAAAGCGGTAAGTGAAACGGTGGAGCGCTGTCAGGCGCAGGTCGCGCAGGGCATTCCGGCGCAGCAAATAGAACAGTTCAGCCAGACGGTAAATCTGCTGGCCGCCAACATGATCAAAATTCGGTAG
- a CDS encoding flavodoxin family protein: MAKIVVIYFSGYGHTKRVAEHVAQGANAELIAVDSNGDIQEADWQKLNDAKGIIFGAPTYMGSVPWQFKKFADASSKVWFTRGWQDKVFGGFTNSASLNGDKQVSLQWMQTLASQHGGIWVSLGQLPANTLAATREDANNLGGSVGLLVQSPADASAEQIAQGDLDTAVKYGARVADIAARLS, encoded by the coding sequence ATGGCTAAAATCGTTGTTATTTACTTTTCCGGATACGGTCACACTAAACGTGTGGCAGAGCACGTTGCCCAGGGGGCAAACGCCGAACTGATTGCCGTAGACAGCAACGGTGATATTCAGGAAGCGGACTGGCAAAAACTGAACGACGCCAAAGGAATTATCTTTGGGGCCCCGACCTACATGGGCAGCGTGCCGTGGCAGTTTAAGAAGTTTGCCGACGCCTCGTCTAAAGTGTGGTTTACCCGCGGCTGGCAGGACAAAGTGTTCGGCGGCTTTACCAACAGCGCCAGCCTGAACGGCGACAAGCAGGTTAGCCTGCAGTGGATGCAAACCCTGGCCTCCCAGCACGGCGGCATTTGGGTTAGCCTGGGGCAACTGCCTGCTAACACCCTGGCGGCAACCCGTGAAGACGCGAACAATCTGGGTGGCTCCGTAGGCCTGCTGGTGCAGTCCCCGGCCGATGCCAGCGCCGAGCAAATTGCCCAGGGTGACCTGGACACCGCCGTGAAATATGGCGCCCGCGTGGCCGATATTGCCGCCCGCCTGAGCTAA
- a CDS encoding SrfA family protein: MAKTLLRSGCLDDFLALGENGQAVFDSAFQIRETLRLRKQQAVADALAIPQPNDEGDRVDWYAPQEGSVTSWAAASDEERRTALRYLDNCLSNVASLSARCQQADKTSIRLFGALLEKALQFPGSQHVYLVNGKPVITFWGFVNLNQGARDDVLECLRVVEPREPEIAFIPEEAMPEPEPLPVEISEPEKPLLETPRAVQVSEDSPVYSLSTAAIKAASVEEEKTAPPPEPVVIAKKPRRRWLLPVAAVIAVAVAAPVSYLLLSSNQAEPVAMAQAEVQPQPIAPAPIQAVDAVKTTLPLTPAEVVAPAKPEPEPAAAPEPEAIAVAADVPKNALILPAEALKMGSTKFLNGTWRAQINFSDPITGKAPSLRYQIANNKGTVRLVHGDNIVCKAEMFSGLHQNGALMIKTRGSARCSDGSRYPMPEVTCKTGSNGAAVCTGRYDGDKVIPITFRKVSN; this comes from the coding sequence GTGGCAAAAACATTATTGCGCAGCGGATGCCTGGATGACTTTCTCGCGCTGGGCGAAAACGGTCAGGCGGTATTTGATTCGGCGTTTCAGATACGTGAAACCTTACGCCTTCGTAAACAGCAGGCGGTCGCCGATGCCCTGGCCATTCCCCAGCCTAACGACGAAGGTGACCGGGTAGACTGGTACGCGCCTCAGGAAGGCAGCGTCACCAGCTGGGCCGCCGCCAGCGACGAAGAGCGTCGCACCGCCCTTCGCTATCTGGATAATTGCTTATCTAACGTAGCCTCGCTCAGCGCCCGCTGCCAGCAGGCGGATAAAACTTCGATTCGCCTGTTTGGCGCGCTGCTGGAAAAAGCCCTGCAGTTCCCCGGCAGTCAGCACGTCTATCTGGTGAACGGCAAGCCGGTTATCACCTTCTGGGGTTTTGTGAACCTCAACCAGGGCGCACGGGATGACGTGCTGGAGTGCCTGCGCGTTGTTGAGCCGCGCGAGCCGGAAATCGCCTTTATCCCAGAAGAAGCCATGCCGGAGCCTGAACCGCTGCCGGTAGAAATCAGCGAGCCGGAAAAACCGCTGCTTGAAACCCCGCGAGCCGTTCAGGTATCCGAAGATTCTCCTGTTTACAGCCTCTCGACAGCCGCCATTAAGGCAGCGTCGGTTGAAGAAGAAAAAACCGCGCCACCTCCGGAACCCGTCGTCATAGCGAAAAAACCACGTCGCCGCTGGCTGCTGCCGGTCGCCGCCGTGATTGCCGTGGCCGTTGCGGCACCAGTTAGTTATCTGTTGCTTAGCAGCAACCAGGCCGAACCTGTGGCAATGGCCCAGGCCGAAGTTCAGCCTCAGCCTATTGCGCCTGCGCCAATCCAGGCCGTAGACGCGGTAAAAACCACCCTGCCGCTGACGCCTGCCGAGGTTGTAGCCCCGGCAAAACCAGAGCCAGAACCTGCCGCAGCACCTGAGCCAGAGGCCATTGCCGTTGCGGCAGACGTGCCGAAGAATGCGTTAATTCTACCGGCTGAGGCGCTGAAAATGGGCTCCACTAAATTCCTCAACGGCACCTGGCGTGCGCAAATTAATTTCAGCGACCCAATCACCGGCAAAGCCCCAAGCCTGCGCTACCAGATTGCCAACAACAAAGGCACGGTGCGCCTGGTGCACGGCGATAACATTGTCTGTAAAGCAGAGATGTTTTCCGGCCTGCATCAGAACGGCGCGCTGATGATTAAAACCCGCGGCAGCGCTCGCTGCAGCGACGGCAGCCGCTACCCGATGCCGGAAGTGACCTGTAAAACCGGCAGCAACGGCGCCGCCGTTTGCACCGGGCGCTATGATGGCGACAAGGTCATCCCCATCACCTTCCGCAAAGTGAGTAACTGA
- a CDS encoding virulence factor SrfB, translating to MLATLFHYKPSVTLIKDSGIQFLDFGLAPQTNAAHAGRFVRQTANGPLLRLDYDVVPGKFTLPGENGAAPEVVKPESTITLGHSLRVMDKTWLPLPFLRFNPPRTFVGGPDNWARVQVRVLETPDPAGNTVRISIALDSKIYADDHPAAHLAPTESDVRNGARFALAWHNHEIKEFLDQTWVDGWLRETFAQFATRVEERSERDLTAAMKAFEYQAHYLNILELIGNQLAVPEVKIVTATLQSPPIDVDLVLDVGNTHTCGVLIEDHGEENDGLRQTAELQIRSLSEPQLINDAMFTSRLEFSEAKFGKQHFSVESGRDDAFVWPSIARVGDEARRMACARLGTEGASGISSPRRYLWDVTPASQDWRFSQMGVKTQREPLATAFPLMNLMNDDGQPLYALPMDERLPVFSPQYSRSSLMTLMLCELLSQALMQINSIGSRQSMGHPTSPRQLRNLILTLPSAMPKPERELFRQRMQEAVGLVWKAMDWHPTDDGFTLERDKKKSIVPVPEVQMEWDEATCGQLVWLYNEALVNYAGQTGRFFESLARPDRALTPDEPVGKTLRVASIDIGGGTTDMAITQYQLDDGVGSNVKIAPRLLFREGFKVAGDDILLDVIQRCVLPALQAHIHKAGVADAPGLMTTLFGESGRMDTRATLRQQTALQLFIPLGHAVLSFWEESDPEEPNAVLEATFGELLSQLPTRNVINYVQQAVQHELPADAPQFDIMSVPLQAEIAALQDALLAGQFTLTAPLQALCEVINHYCCDVLLVTGRPGCLPGVQALLRHLQPVPVNRIVWLDNYQTHEWYPFSQQGRIGNPKSTAAVGAMLCSLAMDLRLPSFNFKAADIQAYSTVRYLGMLDGNDRLLEDNVWYRDIDLDSPQASLDTRVHFPLRGNACLGFRQLDNARWPATPLYTLAINSPQLAKSIAGDGVLNVRLKQTREAESFHLAEAWLSDGSKVPLEQLSFKLNTLAGSYSGATHYWIDSGSVYQK from the coding sequence ATGCTGGCGACCCTTTTTCACTACAAGCCGAGCGTCACGCTCATCAAAGACAGCGGCATTCAGTTCCTGGATTTCGGCCTTGCGCCGCAGACTAACGCCGCCCACGCCGGGCGCTTTGTACGCCAGACGGCCAACGGCCCGCTGCTGCGTCTGGACTACGACGTTGTGCCGGGGAAATTTACCCTGCCGGGAGAAAACGGCGCCGCGCCAGAAGTGGTGAAACCCGAAAGCACCATTACGCTTGGCCACTCCCTGCGGGTGATGGATAAGACCTGGCTGCCGCTGCCTTTCCTGCGTTTTAACCCGCCCCGTACCTTTGTTGGTGGCCCCGATAACTGGGCGCGCGTTCAGGTTCGGGTGCTGGAAACGCCAGACCCTGCGGGCAACACCGTGCGCATTAGCATCGCCCTGGACAGCAAAATCTACGCGGATGACCACCCGGCCGCGCACCTTGCGCCAACCGAAAGCGACGTGCGTAACGGCGCTCGTTTTGCCCTTGCCTGGCATAACCACGAGATCAAAGAGTTTCTCGATCAGACCTGGGTGGACGGCTGGCTGCGCGAAACCTTTGCCCAGTTCGCCACCCGTGTTGAAGAACGCTCGGAGCGCGACCTCACCGCGGCGATGAAAGCCTTTGAGTACCAGGCTCACTACCTGAATATTCTTGAGCTTATCGGCAATCAACTGGCGGTGCCGGAAGTGAAAATTGTCACGGCGACCCTGCAATCCCCGCCGATTGACGTAGATTTAGTGCTCGACGTCGGCAACACCCATACCTGCGGCGTGCTGATTGAAGATCACGGCGAAGAGAACGATGGCCTGCGCCAGACCGCCGAGCTGCAAATCCGCTCCCTGAGCGAGCCACAGCTGATCAACGACGCGATGTTCACCAGCCGCCTTGAATTCAGCGAGGCGAAGTTCGGCAAGCAGCATTTCTCCGTCGAAAGCGGGCGTGACGACGCTTTTGTCTGGCCTTCTATTGCCCGCGTCGGCGATGAAGCCCGCCGCATGGCCTGCGCTCGCCTCGGCACCGAAGGCGCCAGCGGGATCTCCAGCCCGCGCCGCTACCTGTGGGATGTCACGCCAGCCAGCCAGGACTGGCGCTTCAGCCAGATGGGCGTCAAAACCCAACGCGAGCCGCTGGCAACCGCCTTCCCGCTGATGAACCTGATGAACGATGACGGGCAGCCGCTGTACGCCCTGCCGATGGACGAGCGTCTGCCGGTGTTTTCGCCGCAGTACAGCCGCAGTTCGCTGATGACGCTGATGCTGTGCGAGCTGCTCTCTCAGGCGCTGATGCAGATCAACAGTATTGGCTCCCGCCAGAGCATGGGGCACCCGACCTCACCTCGCCAGCTGCGTAACCTGATCCTGACGCTACCTTCCGCCATGCCGAAGCCGGAGCGCGAGCTGTTCCGCCAGCGTATGCAGGAGGCTGTAGGCCTGGTGTGGAAGGCGATGGACTGGCACCCGACCGACGACGGGTTCACCCTCGAGCGTGACAAAAAGAAAAGCATCGTGCCGGTGCCAGAAGTGCAGATGGAGTGGGACGAAGCGACCTGCGGCCAGCTGGTCTGGCTGTATAACGAAGCGCTGGTTAACTATGCCGGGCAAACCGGGCGCTTCTTTGAGAGCCTCGCCCGCCCTGACCGCGCCCTGACGCCGGACGAACCTGTCGGTAAAACCCTGCGCGTAGCCTCGATTGACATCGGCGGCGGTACCACCGACATGGCCATCACCCAGTACCAGCTGGATGACGGCGTAGGCAGCAACGTGAAAATCGCCCCGCGCCTGCTATTCCGCGAAGGTTTTAAGGTCGCCGGGGACGATATTTTGCTGGACGTGATTCAGCGCTGCGTGCTGCCCGCTTTACAGGCCCACATCCATAAAGCAGGCGTAGCCGACGCGCCAGGCCTGATGACCACGCTGTTCGGGGAGTCCGGCCGCATGGATACCCGCGCCACGCTGCGCCAGCAAACCGCGTTGCAGCTGTTTATTCCGCTTGGGCATGCGGTGCTGTCATTCTGGGAAGAGAGCGACCCGGAAGAGCCGAATGCCGTCCTTGAAGCCACCTTTGGCGAGCTGCTGAGCCAGCTGCCAACCCGCAACGTGATCAATTACGTTCAGCAGGCCGTGCAGCATGAGCTACCGGCCGATGCGCCGCAGTTCGACATCATGAGCGTGCCGCTGCAGGCAGAAATTGCCGCGCTGCAGGATGCCCTACTGGCGGGCCAGTTTACCCTCACCGCGCCGCTGCAGGCGTTGTGCGAGGTTATCAACCATTACTGTTGTGACGTGCTGTTAGTCACCGGTCGGCCTGGCTGCCTGCCGGGCGTGCAGGCGCTGCTGCGCCATCTCCAGCCGGTGCCGGTTAACCGCATCGTCTGGCTCGATAACTACCAGACCCACGAGTGGTATCCGTTCAGCCAGCAGGGCCGCATCGGCAACCCGAAATCTACCGCCGCGGTGGGCGCGATGCTGTGCAGCCTGGCGATGGACCTGCGTCTGCCGAGCTTTAACTTTAAGGCCGCCGATATTCAGGCCTATTCCACCGTGCGCTATCTGGGCATGCTGGACGGCAACGACCGGCTGCTGGAAGACAACGTCTGGTACCGGGATATCGATCTCGACAGCCCGCAGGCGAGCCTGGACACCCGAGTCCACTTCCCGCTGCGCGGCAACGCCTGCCTGGGCTTCCGCCAGCTGGATAACGCCCGCTGGCCGGCCACGCCGCTCTACACGCTGGCGATTAACTCGCCGCAGCTGGCGAAATCTATCGCCGGAGACGGCGTGCTGAACGTACGCCTGAAACAAACCCGCGAGGCCGAGTCGTTTCACCTCGCCGAAGCCTGGCTGTCGGACGGCAGCAAAGTCCCTCTCGAACAGCTTAGTTTTAAACTGAATACCCTCGCTGGCAGCTACAGCGGGGCGACGCATTACTGGATAGACAGCGGGAGCGTTTACCAAAAATGA
- a CDS encoding virulence factor SrfC family protein, translated as MKQLTTSLSPLVTWVQMTRTFSPLLDNEADSLLARLQQLSERQRRISALEDAPLTLGIYGHALDGKNHLLNTLQGSPNGRIDIQLGDKRLDYLTHINPGHTPATMAVRFSAQHAPEVDNYPLLLTLFSEAELAQQFINRYHASDAPRLATSSAVALRLTELESRRQPVQTPGLTSEETADLLHGYHRLQRRQNHLDEHVGYQMAQLAPYLCVEDRAALFALLWGEDSALTETWQRLALALLHLGSVEQVLAPASLVVDSFLLPTEGFLIPAGPEDVPEQADVMVCPLVDNLPGSHLSLPQNDLAQLCAEVIFTLSQPSALANVDLLDIPPQLLTWYTTRLQPDTLLVCNAVNERGEVQAAGKALAWWVDSTQSPGHSALPGLVWAITPFDARFTLGTSLDDGVQRLVGYPGKRWGTLQALDSRNMHRLLEWLTDALNTTRREQRIAALRNDLDTQTVALFQRFIDAQQVTPQQARQQAEDLVRALQARATQHGNLLASLIPSRDALQQRWLRHQQQHQPKPEGFALEIDLFADGTEHEASQSEGISYARAVHQLWVNHLRLLGHRREAAHQFGLDSVQLQALCDVLIVASYRLDVPLMLERSMQNGDSGLELDISRASTVLGDFIAWLGYASVPVSGRPASRVNKGLAVFAPPAQADISRRLTQLGEQPTRGNASYVYDWLVALYTRATENIGYQNPLDINDKQRQTLLKLLG; from the coding sequence ATGAAGCAGCTAACTACCTCGCTCAGCCCTCTGGTGACCTGGGTTCAGATGACCCGAACTTTCTCTCCGCTGCTGGATAACGAAGCAGACAGCCTGCTGGCACGCCTGCAGCAGTTGAGCGAACGCCAGCGCCGAATCAGCGCGCTGGAAGACGCTCCGCTGACGCTGGGAATTTATGGTCACGCTCTGGACGGCAAAAACCACCTGCTGAATACCCTGCAGGGCAGCCCGAACGGGCGCATTGATATTCAGCTCGGCGATAAGCGCCTGGACTACCTGACGCACATCAATCCGGGGCATACGCCAGCCACCATGGCGGTGCGTTTTAGCGCGCAGCACGCGCCGGAAGTGGATAATTACCCGCTGCTGTTGACGCTGTTTAGCGAAGCCGAACTGGCACAGCAGTTTATCAACCGTTATCACGCCTCTGACGCGCCTCGCCTGGCGACGTCCAGCGCGGTTGCCCTGCGCCTGACCGAACTTGAGTCCCGCCGTCAGCCCGTGCAAACGCCAGGCTTAACCAGCGAAGAAACTGCCGATCTGCTGCACGGCTACCACCGCCTTCAGCGTCGCCAGAATCACCTGGACGAGCACGTTGGTTACCAAATGGCGCAGCTTGCACCTTACCTCTGCGTAGAAGATCGGGCCGCGCTGTTCGCCCTGCTGTGGGGGGAAGATAGCGCCCTGACGGAAACCTGGCAGCGGCTGGCGCTGGCGCTGCTGCATCTCGGCAGCGTGGAGCAAGTGCTGGCCCCGGCAAGCCTGGTCGTCGACAGCTTCCTGCTCCCGACAGAGGGTTTTCTGATCCCGGCTGGCCCGGAAGACGTGCCTGAACAGGCTGACGTGATGGTTTGCCCGCTGGTGGATAATCTGCCTGGCTCCCATCTGAGCCTGCCGCAAAACGATCTCGCCCAGCTGTGCGCGGAAGTCATTTTTACCCTCAGCCAGCCGTCGGCGCTGGCTAACGTAGATTTACTGGATATCCCACCCCAGTTGCTGACCTGGTACACAACTCGCCTGCAGCCGGACACTTTGCTTGTTTGCAACGCCGTCAATGAGCGCGGTGAAGTGCAGGCGGCGGGCAAAGCGCTGGCGTGGTGGGTGGACAGCACCCAAAGTCCGGGACACAGTGCGCTGCCGGGCCTGGTCTGGGCGATTACCCCGTTTGATGCCCGCTTTACCCTGGGTACCAGCCTTGATGACGGCGTTCAGCGTCTGGTCGGCTATCCGGGTAAACGTTGGGGCACGCTACAGGCGCTGGACAGTAGAAACATGCATCGCCTGCTGGAATGGTTGACCGATGCGCTCAATACCACCCGCCGGGAGCAGCGTATTGCCGCACTGCGCAACGACCTGGACACGCAAACCGTCGCGCTGTTCCAGCGCTTTATTGACGCGCAGCAGGTTACGCCCCAGCAGGCACGCCAGCAGGCCGAAGATCTTGTGCGCGCCCTGCAGGCGAGAGCCACCCAGCATGGAAATTTGCTGGCAAGCCTTATACCGTCTCGCGATGCGCTTCAGCAGCGCTGGCTGCGGCATCAACAGCAGCATCAGCCTAAGCCGGAAGGCTTTGCGCTGGAAATAGACCTTTTTGCCGACGGCACCGAGCATGAAGCCTCGCAGAGCGAGGGCATTAGCTATGCCCGTGCCGTGCATCAGCTTTGGGTTAACCACCTGCGCCTGCTGGGGCATCGCCGCGAGGCAGCGCACCAGTTTGGCCTGGACAGCGTGCAGCTTCAGGCTTTGTGCGATGTGCTGATCGTCGCCAGCTATCGGCTGGATGTGCCGCTGATGCTGGAACGCAGTATGCAAAACGGTGATTCAGGGCTTGAGCTGGATATCTCCCGCGCCAGCACGGTGCTGGGTGATTTCATTGCCTGGCTGGGCTACGCCAGCGTGCCCGTTTCTGGCCGCCCGGCAAGCCGCGTGAACAAGGGCCTGGCGGTGTTTGCCCCTCCCGCACAGGCGGATATCAGCCGCCGACTGACGCAGCTCGGCGAGCAGCCCACACGCGGCAACGCCAGCTATGTTTATGACTGGCTGGTCGCGCTGTATACCCGAGCCACGGAAAATATCGGTTACCAGAACCCGCTGGATATTAACGATAAGCAGCGGCAAACGCTGTTGAAGCTGCTGGGGTAA
- a CDS encoding IS110 family transposase, protein MTLTSVGVDIAKLKFDVAVLLPGQKYKTKKFANTPAGCREFIHWLTRFGDCHVCMEATGSYSTELATALSDGGYRVSLENPARIHAFSNTELTRNKTDKSDAALIARYCALYQPAQWHPAPLSQRQLTALVRHLKNLEEMRQMEENRLEAADEVITGSLKEHIATLDELIKETKKKIRQHIDDDPDLRKDKALLESIPGVGDVLSTSLLAFAGNLRRFRSSKALVAYAGLNPRRCESGMWKGKSRLSKVGSRELRSVLYMPTVVAGRCNEVVKDLMTRMASRGKTGKERVCAGMRKLLQLAYGVVKSGREFNAEIPLAG, encoded by the coding sequence ATGACCCTCACTTCTGTCGGCGTTGATATTGCTAAGCTAAAATTTGATGTCGCTGTCCTGCTGCCTGGTCAGAAATACAAAACTAAAAAGTTTGCTAACACGCCTGCGGGATGTCGTGAGTTTATTCACTGGCTGACCCGCTTTGGGGACTGTCATGTCTGTATGGAAGCGACGGGCAGCTACAGCACGGAACTCGCCACGGCATTGTCCGATGGCGGCTATCGCGTCAGCCTGGAAAACCCTGCCCGCATTCATGCCTTCAGTAACACCGAACTGACCCGAAACAAAACGGATAAAAGCGATGCCGCCCTGATAGCACGGTATTGTGCCCTGTATCAGCCAGCCCAATGGCATCCGGCTCCTCTCAGCCAGCGACAGCTGACCGCGCTGGTGCGGCATCTTAAAAATCTTGAAGAGATGCGTCAGATGGAAGAGAACAGGCTGGAGGCCGCAGATGAGGTCATCACTGGCTCGTTAAAAGAGCACATCGCCACGCTGGATGAACTGATAAAAGAAACCAAAAAGAAAATCAGACAGCACATTGATGATGACCCGGACCTGAGAAAAGACAAAGCGCTGCTGGAGAGTATCCCGGGAGTGGGAGATGTGCTGAGTACGAGTCTTCTGGCCTTCGCGGGAAACCTGAGGCGGTTCAGGAGCAGTAAGGCTCTGGTGGCTTATGCAGGGCTGAACCCACGACGTTGTGAGTCCGGGATGTGGAAGGGAAAGAGCAGGTTGTCAAAAGTGGGGAGCCGTGAGCTGCGTAGCGTGCTGTATATGCCTACGGTAGTGGCGGGAAGATGTAATGAAGTGGTGAAAGACCTGATGACCCGGATGGCGAGCAGGGGGAAGACAGGCAAAGAACGCGTGTGTGCAGGAATGAGAAAGCTGCTACAGCTGGCTTATGGGGTGGTGAAATCAGGGCGTGAATTTAACGCTGAAATACCGCTTGCCGGATAA